A genomic segment from Luteolibacter ambystomatis encodes:
- a CDS encoding ShlB/FhaC/HecB family hemolysin secretion/activation protein, which yields MSSQPLVNSEQFSAGGLGTVRGYLESETLGDDAVTATLELRSPSLVGTGKDDAENDWRFYVFGDAGFTSIQAPLPGQDPGSSLLSVGLGTRGRFFDHYNGSLDVGLPLLRRSSGQDRQPLYTFRVWGDF from the coding sequence ATGTCGAGCCAGCCGCTGGTCAACAGCGAGCAGTTCTCGGCGGGCGGCCTCGGCACGGTGCGCGGCTACCTCGAAAGCGAAACGCTGGGCGACGACGCGGTGACCGCGACCCTTGAGCTGCGCAGCCCGTCGTTGGTCGGCACCGGCAAGGACGATGCGGAGAACGACTGGCGCTTCTACGTCTTCGGGGACGCCGGGTTCACGTCGATCCAGGCGCCTCTTCCCGGGCAGGACCCCGGCAGCAGCCTGCTCAGCGTCGGCCTCGGCACGCGCGGGCGCTTCTTCGACCACTACAACGGTTCGCTCGACGTCGGGCTGCCGCTGCTGCGGCGCAGCAGCGGCCAGGACCGCCAGCCGCTCTACACCTTCCGCGTCTGGGGCGACTTCTAA
- a CDS encoding MotA/TolQ/ExbB proton channel family protein: protein MEGGEGGAKHSAALEHIMLFGDIAKNMMFDGWMAIGVCVLMILVGWSVAVKKFFYLNSIQKGGKVFLDQWKKLSGDLTALDHGDKANVSSFGGLADARTQALVKQSPLYHLYHIGSEEIRHRLERDKTRTKGLSGRSIEAIRASLDAGLVHENHHLNKGLVFLTMSIAGGPYVGLLGTVVGVMITFAIIAKSGEVDVNSIAPGIASALLATVAGLIVAIPALFIYSYLSSKIKESMGTMQVFIDEFIAKMAEFYPPAGESTPHVNATQAHANAHPVPKTLEPV, encoded by the coding sequence GTGGAAGGCGGCGAAGGCGGCGCCAAGCACAGCGCCGCGCTCGAGCACATCATGCTCTTCGGCGACATCGCGAAGAACATGATGTTCGACGGCTGGATGGCCATCGGCGTGTGCGTGCTCATGATTTTGGTCGGCTGGAGCGTGGCGGTGAAAAAGTTCTTCTACCTCAACTCGATCCAGAAGGGCGGCAAGGTCTTCCTCGACCAGTGGAAGAAGCTCTCCGGCGACCTCACCGCGCTCGACCACGGCGACAAGGCCAATGTCAGCAGCTTCGGCGGTCTCGCCGACGCGAGGACCCAGGCGCTGGTGAAGCAATCGCCGCTCTACCACCTCTACCACATCGGTTCGGAGGAAATCCGCCACCGCCTCGAGCGCGACAAGACGCGGACCAAGGGCCTGTCGGGCCGCTCGATCGAAGCGATCCGCGCCAGCCTCGACGCCGGACTGGTGCATGAGAACCACCACCTCAACAAGGGCCTGGTGTTCCTGACCATGAGCATCGCGGGTGGACCCTATGTCGGCCTGCTCGGCACCGTGGTCGGGGTGATGATCACCTTCGCCATCATCGCCAAGAGCGGCGAGGTCGACGTCAACTCGATCGCGCCCGGCATCGCCAGCGCGCTGCTCGCCACCGTGGCGGGCCTCATCGTCGCGATCCCGGCGCTGTTCATCTACAGCTACCTCAGCAGCAAGATCAAGGAGTCGATGGGCACGATGCAGGTCTTCATCGACGAGTTCATCGCCAAGATGGCCGAGTTCTACCCGCCGGCGGGCGAATCCACGCCGCACGTGAACGCCACCCAGGCGCACGCCAACGCGCACCCGGTGCCCAAGACGCTCGAACCCGTCTGA
- a CDS encoding DUF2341 domain-containing protein codes for MRFRLLTLPVLATLLAQHVSAGESSNWWNKEWTQRQPVAVSAKDAGDAGAATVLVRLHDGNFQFPTAKEDGSDLRFIGDDGKELPYQIERYDGLMNEAFVWVKVPAVKGGEAKFTLYYGNPKAAAPRPPPPTTPTPCSSITSPSAAPRRSTPPRPRTTVTSPVPRPKARWSAAACASPVANRSASPTPRPSNGPPTRR; via the coding sequence ATGCGCTTCCGTCTCCTCACTCTCCCCGTCCTGGCCACCCTGTTGGCCCAGCATGTTTCCGCCGGTGAATCCTCGAACTGGTGGAACAAGGAATGGACGCAGCGCCAGCCGGTGGCGGTGTCGGCGAAGGACGCGGGCGACGCCGGTGCCGCGACGGTGCTGGTGCGCCTGCACGACGGCAACTTCCAGTTCCCCACGGCCAAGGAGGATGGCAGCGACCTGCGCTTCATCGGTGACGACGGCAAGGAACTGCCCTACCAGATCGAGAGATACGACGGCCTCATGAACGAGGCCTTCGTGTGGGTCAAGGTGCCCGCGGTGAAGGGCGGCGAGGCGAAGTTCACGCTCTACTACGGCAATCCCAAAGCCGCCGCCCCGCGGCCGCCCCCGCCTACGACGCCGACACCGTGCTCGTCTATCACTTCGCCGAGCGCGGCGCCGCGCCGGTCGACTCCTCCCCGGCCAAGAACAACGGTGACAAGCCCGGTGCCGCGTCCGAAGGCGCGGTGGTCGGCGGCGGCCTGCGCCTCGCCGGTGGCGAACCGGTCGGCATCCCCAACACCGCGACCCTCGAATGGACCGCCAACCAGGCGCTGA
- a CDS encoding ShlB/FhaC/HecB family hemolysin secretion/activation protein, whose protein sequence is MFDFKASLRLALVAASAWTFHEVRAEGEAPVGEARPMYIREYRVRGVKSGVVGSAEIGEAVYPFLGPGQMPADVDRARAAVEKLYHDKGYQAVAVAIPVQQIKRGTVILEVSENPVGRLRVKGARFTSPSALKGLAPALAEGRVVNFNEVTKNLVAMNQLGGRTVTPELRPGVEPGTVDIDLKVKDGLPLHGSLEVNNRYSANTSELRLNGAVSYDNLWQLGHAMGMSFQVAPLDLEDAQVFSGYYLAPLSNGWSLMLQGTKQDSNVSTLGGLAVAGRGEILGLRVLKTLPQGRDFYQSLSFGLDYKHFDEDLTSSTGTIQAPLTYYPLTALYTASLKHKSGKTDFNGGVTLHLRGMGASADEFNNKRYKSAGSFLYFRGDLSHTGTCRTGCRASRGCRARCRASRWSTASSSRRAASARCAATSKAKRWATTR, encoded by the coding sequence ATGTTTGATTTCAAAGCCAGTCTCCGCCTCGCACTCGTCGCCGCTTCCGCATGGACGTTCCATGAAGTGCGTGCCGAAGGTGAGGCTCCTGTTGGCGAGGCGCGTCCGATGTATATCCGCGAGTACCGGGTGCGTGGTGTGAAGAGCGGGGTGGTGGGTAGTGCGGAGATCGGCGAGGCGGTGTATCCGTTCCTGGGACCGGGGCAGATGCCTGCGGACGTGGACCGGGCGCGGGCGGCGGTCGAAAAGCTCTATCACGACAAGGGCTACCAGGCGGTGGCGGTGGCGATCCCGGTGCAGCAGATCAAGCGCGGCACGGTGATCCTGGAGGTTTCGGAAAACCCGGTGGGCCGGCTGCGGGTGAAGGGCGCGCGCTTCACCTCGCCCTCGGCGCTCAAGGGGCTGGCCCCGGCGCTGGCCGAGGGCAGGGTGGTCAACTTCAACGAGGTGACGAAAAACCTCGTGGCGATGAACCAGCTCGGCGGCCGCACGGTCACGCCGGAGCTGCGTCCCGGCGTCGAGCCCGGCACGGTGGACATCGATCTGAAGGTCAAGGACGGGCTGCCCTTGCACGGCAGCCTCGAGGTCAACAACCGCTACAGCGCGAACACCAGCGAGCTGCGGCTCAACGGCGCGGTCTCGTATGACAACCTGTGGCAGCTCGGCCACGCGATGGGGATGAGCTTCCAGGTCGCGCCGCTGGATCTCGAGGACGCGCAGGTGTTCTCCGGCTACTACCTGGCGCCGCTCTCCAACGGCTGGAGCCTGATGCTGCAGGGGACCAAGCAGGACAGCAACGTCTCGACGCTGGGCGGGCTGGCGGTGGCGGGCCGCGGCGAGATCCTCGGCCTCCGGGTCTTGAAGACGCTGCCGCAGGGCAGGGACTTCTACCAGTCGCTGAGCTTCGGTCTCGACTACAAGCACTTCGACGAGGACCTCACCTCGAGCACCGGGACGATCCAGGCGCCGCTCACCTACTACCCGCTGACGGCGCTCTACACCGCGTCGCTGAAGCACAAGAGCGGCAAGACCGACTTCAACGGCGGGGTCACGCTGCACCTGCGCGGGATGGGGGCCTCGGCCGACGAGTTCAACAACAAGCGCTACAAGAGCGCGGGCAGCTTCCTCTACTTCCGCGGCGACCTCTCGCACACCGGGACCTGCCGCACGGGCTGCAGGGCTTCGCGCGGGTGCAGGGCCAGATGTCGAGCCAGCCGCTGGTCAACAGCGAGCAGTTCTCGGCGGGCGGCCTCGGCACGGTGCGCGGCTACCTCGAAAGCGAAACGCTGGGCGACGACGCGGTGA
- a CDS encoding thrombospondin type 3 repeat-containing protein, with amino-acid sequence MRAHLYRSALFVLASSVLAVTSAQAVNPAVPDPVTGDVFLAFRASDGQGSATSYLVKLGVDTQFTTAAAGSSFDVSGLGNIGEDLKATYGDGWNTRADLFWGIFSFRPNNGNPIIYGSRERTQVNVRSTAWPTLVQQSRSSTSNQISAVIQNIGGYKGRLSTDNSLIATFQTNSADASSYNKQVATAGTSDFGSLSQWSSIEGSFGNGEAGTILDFHRIAASGVTTVGSFSISASGTIHFTNVVPTNPNTDTDHDGVTDANEAIAGTNPNDSTDFFRLQSVAPAGDGIHVNFNVVASRTYTVEYSQTLAAGSWESIGTYAATGAAPHTFLDTDAVRRSRPTGFYRVRVSQ; translated from the coding sequence ATGAGAGCCCACCTCTACCGCTCCGCCCTCTTTGTGCTGGCCAGTTCCGTGCTTGCCGTGACCAGCGCCCAAGCCGTCAACCCCGCCGTGCCGGATCCGGTGACGGGGGACGTGTTTCTCGCATTCCGTGCCAGCGATGGCCAAGGCAGCGCGACTTCCTATCTGGTGAAGCTGGGTGTGGACACGCAGTTCACGACCGCCGCAGCTGGAAGCTCCTTCGATGTCTCCGGACTGGGAAATATTGGTGAGGATCTCAAGGCCACCTACGGCGATGGTTGGAACACCCGCGCCGACCTTTTCTGGGGGATCTTCTCGTTCCGTCCGAACAACGGCAATCCGATCATCTACGGTTCCCGTGAGCGTACCCAGGTGAACGTCCGCAGCACCGCATGGCCGACTCTGGTGCAGCAGTCCCGCTCCAGCACGTCGAATCAGATCAGCGCGGTGATCCAGAACATCGGCGGATACAAGGGCCGTCTCTCCACGGACAACAGCCTCATCGCCACCTTCCAGACGAACTCGGCGGATGCTTCCAGCTACAACAAGCAGGTGGCTACCGCGGGTACGAGTGACTTCGGCTCGCTGAGCCAGTGGAGCAGCATCGAAGGCAGCTTCGGCAATGGTGAAGCGGGAACGATTCTCGATTTCCACCGCATTGCGGCCTCCGGTGTGACGACCGTCGGCAGCTTCAGTATCAGTGCTTCGGGGACCATCCATTTCACCAATGTCGTTCCCACCAATCCGAACACGGATACCGATCACGACGGTGTGACCGATGCGAACGAAGCGATCGCGGGCACGAATCCGAACGATTCCACGGATTTCTTCCGGCTTCAATCGGTGGCCCCGGCCGGGGATGGCATCCATGTGAATTTCAACGTGGTCGCCTCCCGCACCTATACCGTCGAGTACTCGCAGACGCTCGCCGCCGGTTCCTGGGAATCCATCGGCACGTATGCCGCCACCGGAGCTGCTCCCCACACTTTCCTGGATACCGATGCCGTCCGTCGCTCGCGTCCCACCGGTTTCTATCGGGTACGGGTTTCGCAGTAA